In Pseudomonas sp. LRP2-20, the genomic window CTGCCGACGCGGCAGCAGGCTGGCTTCGCGCAACAACCCGCCGGTCCCGGCGGTGAACCCTGGGAAGAAAAACACCTTGCGCAGGCCATTGGGCTGGGGCGATGGCAAGCCATGACAACCTTCCACCCAGTCCTCGGCGCTGAGGTATTCCAGGTTCAGCCACAGCACCGGCGAGGTGCGCACGCGCATCGCTTCGACGTAGGCTGCGGGCAACTGGCAGGCAAAGGCCCCGATCACCACATCCGCCGGCGCCGCGGGCTGCCAGTCGTCGGGCCAGGCACGTACATCCACACCCTGCTGCCATTGCTGCGCCGCACCTGCATCGGCGCCTGGGCACAGCGGCACGAAGGCATTCAGGTCATCCACCCACAGGCGCACCGCCAGGCCGTGCTCGGCCACCAGTTGCCGGGCCAGGCGCCAGGTCACGCCGATATCGCCATAGTTGTCGACGACGCTGCAGAAAATGTCCCAGGTGGTTTTCATGTGCCCTGCCTCGCCCTGCGCAAAAACCGCGAATTCTGCGGATAAATTGTCGCCGACAAAAGCACCGCACGGCAAAAAGCGCCAGCGCCATGCGACAATGGCCGCCTCGCCCGCCCTGCCAGGAGGCCGCCATGCCCCGCCACCGTGAACTGAAGATCACCCTCAAACCGCTGCAGCTGATTTTCTGCGTGGCCTTTGGCCTGTGGCTTGGCGCCGTGGCGATCGCCCTGAGCCTGTGGCTGGCCTTGCAGCTGTGGCCCGAACAGGTGCAACCGGTGGCCCAGGCAGTGGCCCCTGCCTACAGCAAGTCGCCAGCGGCGGCGACACCGGCACAGCCGCAGGACGCGCAAAGCGAGATGTTCGAGCGCTACAAGGACATCCTGCACAAGCAGGAAATCCAGCAGGCCGCCGAGGCGGCCCAAGGCAACCCGCGCAACCTCAACAGCCCCAAGTGCCAGTTCTGGCTTGCGCAGAACCGCACCGCGCCGACCGACAAGAGCCAGGCCAACGTTCTGGAGTTCTGTTACTGACCATGGACAAGGCCCTCCTGCTAAGCCGCATCATCACGGCCCTGGAAACCGACATGGAGGTGCTGCGCCGTGCGGCGCAGACCGCCTACGAGGCGGCCACCGCCGAAGAGAACATCGCCGAAAACAAGTACGACACGCTCGGGCTGGAGGCCTCGTACCTGGCCACCGGTCAGGCACGGCGCACCGCCGAAATTCGCCAGGCGCTGCTGACTTACCAGCAGTTGCTGCTGCGCGAGTATGACCCGGCGCGGGGTGTGCAGGTGAGCAACCTGGTGACGTTGGAAGATGAACGGGGTGACCAGCGGGTGCTGTTCCTCGGGCCTGAGGCGGCGGGGTTGAAAATTGGCGAAGGGGAGGAACTGGTGACCGTGATTACCCCGCGCTCGCCCCTGGGGCAGCAGTTGATAGGCAAGAAAGTCGATGATGAGCTGGGTCTTGGTCCTCAGCTTTTCTACATCATCAATATTGCCTGACAGGGCCCTTTCGCGGGCAAGCCCGCTCCCACAGGCATCGCACAATGCCCAAGACTGTGGTGATCCTGTGGGGGCGGGCTTGCCCGCGAAAGGGCCGGCACAGGCGACACACCTCTAGGCCAATGCATCAAAGCGCCCCGCCAACCCCCGCTCGGCAAACTGCTCTACCACAAAGTCGATGAACGCCCGGGTCTTGCCCGGCAACAGCTTGTGCTCGGCGTAATACAAGCTGATGGACCCATCATCCACATACCAGTCCGGCAGCACCCGCTGCAGCTGCCCGGCCTCCAGATAAGGCACGGCGAACGGCAAGCTGACCAGGGCAATCCCCAACCCCTGCTGCGCCACCGCGCACGCCGCATCCGAATCGCTCATGGTCATCGCCTGGCGCAACAGCAACGGCTGCTGTTGCTGCCAGCGGCTGGTCAAGGGCCAGGAGCGTACCCGCCCGGTCTGT contains:
- a CDS encoding transcription elongation factor GreAB, giving the protein MDKALLLSRIITALETDMEVLRRAAQTAYEAATAEENIAENKYDTLGLEASYLATGQARRTAEIRQALLTYQQLLLREYDPARGVQVSNLVTLEDERGDQRVLFLGPEAAGLKIGEGEELVTVITPRSPLGQQLIGKKVDDELGLGPQLFYIINIA